ATGGCGGGCAGGCCCGTGGCCCGGGCTGCATGGCGGGCTTTGAGAATCGCGTTTTCAATAAAGGTAAGGCCGGTTTCCTCGGCAGACTCAACGCCCAGAGTGGTCTGGGCGACAATGTCGAGGCCGAAATTATTCAGAAGATCAGCCAGTTCACGCACTTTACCGGCATTCCCGGTGGCGAGGACAACTTTTTGCATCAGAGAGATCCTGTGGTTACAACGTGGTTGGCAGCAATTCGGCCACGGCGGCGGGGATCTGCCGTGGCTGGCTTATCAGCACCTGCTTGTGGCGGCCCAGCTCACCTTTTTCAATGGTGACCTGGCTTTTGGCCACCCGGAATTGCCTGGCAAGATATTTGGTCAGATGGGCATTGGCCTGCCCGTCTACCGGGGGGGCCGTAATGGCGACTTTTAACTCATCGCCATAGAGCCCGACAATCGCGTCGCGGCTGGCTTTAGGCTGAATATACAGCCTTAACACCAGCCCGTTTTCTGTCTGGCTTACGGCACTCACAGTAAATACCAGAGCCCCGGAAACAGATCCATGCCCAGATAATTCAGGAGATACAGCACCAGAATGACACCCATCGCGGAGAAGTCTATCCCGCCCATGGCCGGAATAATGCGGCGGATGGGGGCCATCATCGGCTCGGTCATCTGCATCAGCACATATTCAATCGGGCTGCGTCCCTGGCTTATCCAGCTCATCAGAGAGCGAATAATAATCACCCAGAATACCAGGCTCCCGGCGGACTTCAGCAGCGACAGCAGCCCCACCAGCAGGTTCATGGGATCCAGGCTCAGCACCCCGGCCTGAATCAGCAACAGCACCGGATACTTAATGGTGGTCAGAATAAACGCCAGCAGCAAAGAGGCGCTGTCAATCGGCCCGATGGCGGGAATAACCCGGCGCAGGGGGCCGATAATCGGCTGGGTAATTTTGACAATAAACTGTGAAAACGGATTGTAAAAGTCACAACGGGACCACTGCATCCAGATACGCAGTAGCAGGACCATTACATACAGTTCAATGAGAGTTTTGACCAGAAAAGTCAACGTCAGCATGGCGTTCCTCTGTGTTATTAGCGCGCTGCGTAATTGCGCGCGCCGAAAATTGCCGTTCCAATGCGCACCATGGTGCTGCCTGCCGCGATGGCGGCGTCCATATCATCGGTCATACCCAGTGAGAGTGTATCGGCACTGGGGTAGCGTGCCTGAAGCTGCTGTAATGCCCCGGCCATCTGGCGGGCGACGGCAAGCTGGCGCTGGTAGTCGCTCTCCGGGGCCGGGATAGCCATCAGACCGCGCAGCACCAGGCCCGGTAACGGGGCGACCTGGGCGGCCAGTGCATCCAGCTCACTTAACCCAATGCCGGATTTGCTGGTCTCATCGCTGATGTTTATCTGAATCAGGACATTAAGCGGGGCCATTTCTGCCGGGCGCTGTTCACTCAGCCGGGTGGCGATTTTCAGCCGGTCTACCGTATGGCACCAGTCGAAGTGCTCCGCGACCAGGCGGCTTTTGTTGGACTGCAGCGGCCCGATAAAGTGCCACACCAGATCCCGCTGGCTCGCTTCCTGAAAATAGCGGATTTTATCCACCCCTTCCTGAACATAGTTTTCGCCAAAGGCGCGCTGGCCCGCAAGGATTGCCTGTTCGATATCGCTCGCAGGTTTGGTTTTACTGACTGCAAGCAGGGTCACTTCTTTCGGGTCTCTGCCGCAACGCTGTGCAGCGGCAGAGATCCGTTGATGAACCTGCGCTAAATTGTCGGCAATGTGATTCATGGTAGAGATGCCTGAAATGGAAGAATTAGTGGCCCATAGTGTAAAGCATTATGTCTCTGATCTACACCTGTGTACCGGGTTTGGCTGCTGGTGGCGCCGGGCCGGTATTCTGGAGGCGGCACCGCTGGTTTTCCCCGAACCAGCGGCGCTGCTGGCCGGCTGGCTGACACCCCAGCAGCAGCTGCGCTTTGAGCGCGACCGGCAGCTGGATTTTGCCGTAACGCTTGCCTGTGGCCAGCGCCTGCGGGCCAATGCGTTTCGCCAGCGGCTGGGGGTCTCCCTGGCGCTGCGTATTCTGCCCAGACACTGCCCGTCGCTGGCAACGCTGGCGCCCCCCGCAGCCCTGGAGGGGGCCTTGTCCCGGCACAGCGGGATCCTGCTGGTGACCGGGGCGACCGGCAGCGGTAAGTCTACCAGCCTGGCGGCGATGGTGGGGTGGCTGGCGCAGCAGGGGCGCCATATTGTGTGCCTTGAAGATCCGCTGGAGTACCTGCACCCGCCCGGGAATGGCCTGGTACAACAGCGGGAGATAGGCGAGCATTGCCTGTCATTCAGTGACGGGCTGCGCGCGGCCCTGCGTGAAGATCCGGATGTCATCCTGCTGGGTGAGCTACGGGACGCAGAAACCATCCGCCTGGCGCTGACGGCGGCAGAGACCGGCCACCTGGTGCTGGGCACCCTGCATACCCGTGGTGCCTGTCAGGCGGTTTCGCGGCTGGTGGATGTCTTCCCGGATGCGGGGAAAGATGTTGTGCGGGCACAGCTGGCAGAGAGCCTGTGTGCCGTGCTGGCCCAGCGCCTGGTGGCCGCCCGGGCAGGGGGGCGGGTGGCGCTGTTTGAACTGCTGCTGAATACCACGGCGGTGGCAAACCTTATCCGCGAGGGGAAAACCCACCAGTTGCCCGGCATCCTGCAGACCGGGCGCGGGGTCGGGATGCAGAACTTCGCCCACAGCCTGGCAGAGCGCCAGGCGGCGGGGGAGCTGGCATAGCCTGCGGGGCTCAGGGGTGCTGTTCGAACCAGCTTTCCAGGATAACCACGGCAGAGGCGGAATCCACGCTGCCTTTGTCCAGCGCCCGGAAGCCGCCCTGTTCAAACAGCCCGGCCCGGGCTTCCACGGTGGTTAAGCGCTCGTCGTGCAGGGTGACGCTCACCCCGAAACGCCCGTGGAGGCGGTTGGCAAATTTCCGGGCCCGGCCGGTCAGCGGCTGTTCGCTGCCGTCCATATTCAGCGGCAGCCCGACGATAATATCATCCGGCTGCCACTCTTTAAGCAGGCGCTCCACGGCGTTCCAGTCCGGTGTGCCGTCTCTGGCTTTGAGCGCGTGCAGCGGGCGGGCGGTGCCGGTAATGCGCTGGCCAATGGCCACGCCTATGCTCTTAGTACCAAAGTCAAAAGCCAGTGAAGTGCCGCTACTCATCAGGCGTGTCCTGCATCAACGGGCATATTGTGAATATCAATGCCAATCAGTTTAGCCGCTTCGCGCCAGCGATCGGCAATCGGGGTTTTAAAGAGAATATTGAGGTCTGCCGGTGCCGTCAGCCAGGCGTTATCCAGGATCTCCTGCTCCAGCTGGCCCCGCTGCCAGGAGGCGTAACCCAGGGCCACCAGAATATGCTCTGGCTGTTTGTCGGTGCCGATGGTTTCAAGCACATCCCGGGAGGTGGTCACGATAGTATTATCAGAGATACGGATGCTGGCGCTGAATATATCCGGTGGCGTATGGAGGATAAAACCGCGATCCTCTGCCAGCGGGCCGCCCACGAAGACTGGCTTGTCCAGCCGGGCTTCTGGATCACGCAACGCGGGATCAATTTTCAGCTTATCCAGCACTTCCCGGACATTGAGCCCTTCCAGCGGCTTGTTGATAATCAGCCCCATGGCGCCGTCTTCATTGTATTCGCAGATATAAACCACCGTGCGTCTGAACAGTGGATCCCGGAGACCGGGCATGGCAATCAGAAAGTGGTGCTGTAAATTCATTGTCAAAGTCAGGGGTTCCCGGTTAGAAACGATGGCCCAGTATGGAGGGAAAGTGCGCCGGTGTCACTGAGCCCGGCGCGTGAATAAGGGGTGGGGCTACCCACCCCGGCGGCTTATTTTGCCAGGCGGCGCTCGATGGCGTCCATCAGCATGCCGGTGATAGAGATCGGGAATTGCGCCTCGATTTCCCGTACACAGGTGGGGCTGGTGACGTTTATCTCAGTCAGACGATCGCCAATGATATCCAGGCCCACGAAGATAAGCCCTTTTTGCTTCAGCACGGGGGCGACCCGGCGGGCAATGGCCCAGTCGCTTTCGGTCAGCGGGCGCGGCTCGCCCCGGCCACCGGCGGCCAGGTTACCACGGGTCTCCCCCCCTTGCGGGATACGCGCCAGGCAGTAAGGCACGGGCTCCCCGTCGACCACCAGCACGCGCTTGTCGCCGTCTTTAATGGCTGGCAGATAGTTCTGAGCCATACAGTAGCGGGTGCCAAGGGCGGTCAGGGTTTCGCCAATGACCGGCAGGTTAGGATCCCCGGCTTTCACCCGGAAAATAGACGAGCCGCCCATACCATCCAGCGGTTTGAGGATGATATCGCCATGTTTTTCATAAAACGCTTTGAGCTGCGCTTTGTTGCGGGTCACCAGGGTGTCCGGGGTGAGATCCGCAAACCAGGCGGTGAACAGTTTTTCGTTACAGTCGCGCAGGCTCTGGGGTTTGTTGACAATCAGTGTGCCTTTATCTTCCGCGCGCTCCAGAATATAGGTGGCGTAGATAAATTCCGTGTCGAACGGCGGATCTTTACGCATCAGGATCACGTCAAGGTCACCCAGCGCCATATCCTGCTCAGTGCCAAACTCGTACCACTTGTCGTAATTCTGCTCAACGCTGACCAGACGGGTGCGGGCCCGGGCTTCGCCCTGGGTCAGGTAGAGGTCAGACATCTCCATATAGTGCAGCTCATAGCCGCGGCGCTGGGCTTCCAGCAGCATCGCGAAGCTGGTGTCTTTTTTGATATTGATAGTCGCAATGGGATCCATCACGATACCGAGCTTAATCATGGTTATTCTCCTGTAGCGCCTGGTTAGCAGGCCTTAGCCCAGATCGCCAAACCGCACCTGAAGGGCGGTAATAGCGGTGAGTGCAGTCGTCTCGGTGCGCAGAACCCGTGGCCCGAGCAGAATATCGGTAAACTGATATTTTGCCGTCATGGCGATTTCGTCCGCCGACAGGCCACCTTCCGGGCCGATCAGCAGGCGCACCTGCTCCACGGGCTGGGGCAGGGTATTGATACTCTGGTGGGCTCTGGGGTGTAAATTGAGCTTCAGCCCCGTGGTCTCTTCTGCACACCACTGTTCTAAATTCATCACCGGGCGAATGTCCGGAATGCGGTTGCGGCCGCACTGTTCGCAGGCGGCAATGGCGATTTTCTGCCACTGCTGGCGTTTTTTCTCCAGCCGTTCGGCATCCAGTTTTACGCCGCAACGTTCGGAAAACAGCGGGGTAATGACGTTGACCCCCAGCTCAATGGATTTCTGAATGGTGAACTCCATTTTTTCACCACGGGACATGACCTGGCCCAGGTGGATATGCAGGGGCGACTCGCGATCGTCCACTTCACCACTGAGCACCTGCACCTGCACCCGTTTTTTATCTGCCTGGACAATTTCAGCGTTAAATATCTGGTTACTGCCATCAAATAGCTGAATTGCCTGGCCCGGGCCCATACGCAGCACGCGGGCGACATGGCCTGCGGCGTCATCGCTCAGTGCCAGTTGCTGACCCTGGGTTACCGGGGCCGGGTGGTAAATACGGGGAATGCGCATCGGGTTCGTTATCCGTCAGGGCCGGCGGTGGCCGCCAGCCTGTTAAACATGTGCGCTAGTGTAGGTTAGCTCTTTTGCCTGTGGCAAGCCCGCCGCACCAGGATCAGCGCTGCAGGGCCGTGAGGATCCCGACCGGGGGCCGCCGGGCGCAGGCCTTCTGCACATAAGGGTTGTGGTTGCCCTGAAGTGCGGCGATCCGACCGTCGCGCTTACACTCCCACGGGGTGACCGGGTACTGTCTATCCCAGGCGGTAAACAACTGTGTCTGCTGGCGCGACAGGCGCAGCTGATAGCGGTCACGCATATAGAAATAGGTGCGGGCAATGGCGCCTCTGGCCCGTGGCGGGGGCTCGGCCATTCTGGCTTTAAAATCGACTTTCATTTCGCAGCGCCCGTACTGGCGCTCTCCGCCGTGCCACTGGCTGTACATGAAATTGCCCCGATCCCCATTCACCTCGCCCACCGCAGGCTGCAGATTGTGCATATCGCTTTCCATCTGGCGATACAGGGGATCCCGGGCGCAGTTTTTGCGCCCGCCATCCTGCCAGCACTGGCGCTGGTTGCCAAATTGCCAGGCGGGCACCACATGTTCCCACTCGACCCGGCTGGCGCGGCCGGGGTTTTTGCGCACCTGATACCCGCAGGATCGCAGGTCAATATGTCCTTTTTTCCCCTGCCAGGTAATTTTACAACCGCAGTAAAAATCCCCCGGGACATCGGCATTGACTTTAACGCCTGCGGCTTTTGCCCGGGAGAAGGAGTGGATCCCGGCAGCGGTGGCGCTACCGGTCACCAGCGCCGGGATAAGTACCCCCGCCGCCAGCATAAATTTGCGAGCCATCTTCCAGTTCCCTGCTAAACGTGAAGCGAAAAACTACCGGAGACAGGCCCCGGTTGCAACCGTTAGCGGGAAAATAGCCTGATAATTCAGCTTGTTGTCTGATCGGGTAACAGGATATCGCCACAATGGACACAGCGGTACTGGCTTTCCCCGCGCAGGACGCGGTTGTGGCGGCGCACTGTCAGCATGTGCTGCTGGCAACGGCAGCGGTAGGGGAAGCTCTTCTGGCGTACAGAGGCGGTGGCGAACTGGTGGGTGCGCCGGGCGGGCACGCCGAGCACGGTTTCCATCATCCACTTCCACTCTTTACCGTGGGGGGCGACCCGGCCAAACACGGTCCACACCAGCAGGTGGGCCAGTTCGTGGGGCACCACTTCGTCAATAAATGCCTGCTGGTTTTCCAGCAGTAGCACCGGGTTGAGGCGGATTTCGTTGCGCTCCGGCCAGGCGGTTCCGGCGGCCATACCGCGCTGCTGCCAGGTGACTACCGGTTCGGCAAACTCCTGGTGAAAGTGGGCGCGGGCTTGTTGCAGGTGGTGGCGCAGGCTGTTCATGACGGCCTGCACCAGCGCAATAGGGATTCGTGGGGTTTTCATGGCCGTTGAGCATAAGAGCAGCCGGGGCCGCTGGCAAGGGGCGGCGGTATATTTGGTGGGTATATACCCGGTGCATCCGCGCCGGGCCATAAAAAAGGTTCTTCTGGCTGCCATCCTGGCAGCCAGTCCTTGAGCCGCACCTGCGTTTCCGCCGATTGCCTTTATGCGGGGGTTTAACACCCTCGCGGTCATTAACTGGCATTCAGCGGCATTTCAGCCCCTGAAACTGTTTTGTTTTACCGCAGGGGTTTTCCAGTCCCGCGTAAAAGAAACTGGCGGCGCGAAGCTGAAAAGACCAGGGGTGGCGGCCCGGATGGCCGCCACAGGGAGGGCTGAGACAGGATGTCGAATCCCGACCGGACCGCAGGATTAAGGCGCAGCAGAGCGTATCGCGTCAGCGACAGTTTCCCCGCGGGCCGGGGGTATCCCTAAAGGGGAATCGGCATTCCCCTTTAGGACGCGACCAGGTTCAGGTGCAACAGAGAAATACCGGTGCTCGGGGAGCGGAACCCGTTCACCGGGCGTTCATATGCCCGAACCTGAAGCGGGAGAGAATCGCCATTCTCACAAACCACTCGCGCGGAGCCATAAAAAAGCCCCGCGTGGTAACGCGGGGCGAAGGGCAATGCTCAGAAGCGAATATTAGTTATGCAGGCCGATTTCACGTAACGGGCGGCCTTTCATCAGGTTGCGTTCAATATGCTCCAGAGAGACATGTTTTGTCTCCGGCACCAGCCACAGGGTCAGGCCAATAAACAGCAGGTTCAGCGCGGCGTATACCCAGAAGGTGTTGGCGCTGCCCAGGTTGTTGAGCATGGTCAGGAAGGTGGCCCCGACAATCATATTCGCCACCCAGTTAGTGGCGGTAGAGCAGGTGATACCAAAATCGCGGCCTTTCAGCGGCTGAATTTCAGAGCACAGTACCCAAATCAGCGGACCGGCGCTCATGGCGAAACCGATAATGAACATCAGCAGCATGGCAACGGCAACGTACTGAGCCGTGGCGGAGTGAATACCCACATGCATCATAGTGCCGAGGGTGCCCATACCAACCGCCATCACCATAAAGCCGAGGATAAGGGTGGGTTTACGGCCCCAGCGATCCACCAGACCGATGGCGATAAAGGTAGCCAGCACGTTAGTCAGCCCCACGATAACCGTCCCCCACATCTGTTCTGTGGTGTTGGCATAACCCGCCAGCTGGAAGATTTTCGGCGCGTAATACATGATGACGTTCATCCCGGTAAACTGCTGCATGACCTGCAACAGCACCCCGAGGAAGACCGCCCGGCGGAAGTTGCTGTTCTCTTTAAACAGTGACCAGCCGCTCTGTTTGACTTTCAGGCTTTCGCGGATCTCGTCCAGCTCGCGGCGGGCCTCTTCACTGCTGTCGCGCAGGCCAAGCAGTACCCGCTCGGCGTCGTGGAAGCGGTGCTTGGCGGCAAACCAGCGCGGGCTGTCCGGCAGGAAGAACACCCCAATCAGCAGCAGCACCGCCGGGATAATAATCACGCCCAGCATCCAGCGCCACGCGCCGGAATAGCTGAATGCGGTATCGGAAAGATACGCCGCCAGGATGCCGATGGTTATCATCAGCTGGTACATGGAGATCATACTGCCGCGGATCTTCTCCGGGGCGATTTCAGACAGGTAAAGCGGCGCGGTATACGACGCCACACCCACCGCCAGGCCCAGCAGCACGCGGGCAACAATCAGGATCTCCGGGTTGGGCGCAAAGGCGGAAAACAGAGAGCCGACCACAAACAGGATAGCGCCGATCATCAGGCTGTATTTGCGGCCCAGTTTAAACGACATCCAGCCACTGACCACGGCCCCCACGGCGGCACCGAACATCATGGAGCTGACCACCCACTCCTGCTGGTGGGCGGTAATCTGGAACTCATCGGCGATAAACGGCAGCGCACCGGCCACGACGCCGATATCCAGACCAAATAACAATCCGGCCAGCGCGGCCAGAAAACAGACAAAAAATGTCATGGTTTTGTTGGAACGTTTTGTGGATCGATTGTCAGGCATCACACCCTCCGGCAGCCGCAACGGGAAATTTGGATGAGTGAAGCATAAGAGAGGCCACTGCAAAAAGATGTGATAGTTATCACGCAAGTGTAATCGATTACACTTAGTTGTAATACCCCGGTAGTAGTGCAGTACGCGATATCAATGGCTTATCGTGATTTTTTTATGGGCAGTTTGCCTGAATATCCCTGCGGTACGGCTGGTTTACGGCAATGCGTTTTCGGGTTGCAGAAGTTAATGACGGGTACATCACAGTTTAATACAGGGGGAGTGTAATCGGTTCCATATACCTGGCAATACGGCAGCAAACAGGGGAGGAGTAGCGTCACAAACGGGGAAACAGGCCCGGCAGTGCCGGGCCCGGAAGGTGTGAGGGTTTATTTCAGACCGGCGGCTTCGCGCAGCTGCGCGGCTTTGTCGGTTTTTTCCCACGGGAAGGCTTCGCGGCCAAAGTGGCCGTATGCTGCCGTCTGCTGGTAGATCGGGTGCAGCAGGTCCAGCATCTGAATCAGCCCGTAAGGACGCAGGTCGAAGAATTCACGCACCAGCAGGATAAGCTGCTCAGCGGCGACTTTTTCAGTACCGAAGGTTTCCACCATGATGGAGGTCGGCTCCGCAACGCCGATAGCGTAAGAGACCTGGATTTCACAGCGATCCGCCAGACCGGCAGCCACAATGTTTTTCGCCACATAACGGGCAGCGTAAGCGGCAGAACGGTCAACTTTAGACGGATCCTTACCGGAGAATGCGCCGCCACCGTGGCGTGCCATACCGCCGTAGGTATCTACGATGATTTTACGCCCGGTCAGGCCGCAGTCGCCCATCGGGCCACCGATAACAAAACGGCCAGTCGGGTTGATGAAGAATTTGGTGGTCGGGTTCAGCCACTCTGCCGGCAGAACCGGCTTGATGATTTCATCCATAACCGCTTCATGAAGATCTTTCTGGGAGATATCTTCAGCGTGCTGAGTGGAGAGCACCACCGCGTCAATGCCGACAACTTTACCGTCGTCATACTGGAAGGTGACCTGGCTTTTCGCATCCGGGCGCAGCCACGGCAGCGTCCCGTTTTTACGCACTTCGGCCTGGCGCTGTACCAGACGGTGCGCATAGGTAATAGGGGCGGGCATCAGCACGTCGGTTTCATTGGTGGCGTAGCCGAACATCAGGCCCTGGTCACCGGCACCCTGCTCCAGCGGGTCGGTGCGGTCAACACCCTGGTTGATATCCGGAGACTGTTTACCAATGGCGCTCAGCACGGCGCAGGAGTTGGCATCAAACCCCATATCGGAGTTTACGTAGCCAATCTCACGCACGGTTTTACGGGTGATTTCTTCGATATCCACCCATGCGCTGGTGGTGATTTCGCCGCCAACCAGCACCATGCCGGTCTTCACATAGGTTTCACAGGCTACGCGCGCTTTAGGATCCTGCTCCAGGATAGCGTCAAGAACCGCATCGGAGATTTGGTCCGCAATTTTATCAGGATGCCCTTCAGAGACTGATTCGGACGTAAAAAGGTGTTTCGCCATATTAATTTCACCCTAAGAGAAAACGGTTGGAACAGGCTGCCGGGATGTTCGTTATAACTGGCAGAATCAACTGTAAAAAACCGTTGTATCCGCCATTCCCACTGTGGGCAGTCTGTATGTTAATCGGTATAGATGGATTAACTTCTGGATGGCTATTTTAGGTTAAGGGTTAAACGAATTGCCAGTTTTTTTTGATCCAGTCTGCATTCTTTCCGGAAAGGAGCGTCAATTTACGCTGACACCTGCCAGTAAATAGTCACCCCGGGTGATTTTTTATTTTGCCTTTTCGCCCGGTTGACGGTATAAAACGCCCCGCGCGGCTTAAGACCCTGCGCTCCAGGCGTTGAGCCTGATCGGGGAGGGCATTTTCCCGGTTTTCCGGAGCCAGAAACCAACAGCGCACGAGGGTTCGTGTCGCCACTTCCAGCCGTTATGTGCAGTGTAATTGTGGGGCTTTACAGCTAAGGCTTTGGCATATCGCATGTTGTCGTGCGTGGAGGTGATACGATTAATGAACCAGCGTTATAGCAACTCTTCAGTCTGCCGTTCTGGCGGGCGCGCTACTTTCAGATCCTGCAACACATTTCCAGGAACCCGCCGACGTTATTCCCGTTCCGGCATTTCTCAGCACTCCGGGGCCACTGTGGCCTGTCGTGAGCACTGAACAAGGGGGCTCTGGTCTTTGACCGGGCTATTCTCAGGGTGTTTCCAGTCCTGTATCAGGGGTGGATTTGTCTGTCTTGATGCTATGAAACTGAAACCGTTCGTACAGCTCAATATGCTACATATTTGCGCTGTTCATGGGTTGTTATCGCAGGTCACCCCTGTGATAGTAGTTTGCTGTTCTACACTTTTAACCAGGAAAGAGGTTCGCTATGTCTGACGATATTGAGATGACTCCGGGTACGTCAGTGGGCGAGCCAGGTGTATTACGTTCCATGCAGGAGGTGGCCATGAGCTCCCGGGAAGCCAGCAAGATGCTGCGTACTTACAATATTGCCTGGTGGGGCAATAACTACTACGACGTTAACGAACTGGGGCACATTAGCGTGTGTCCTGATCCGGATGTCCCGCAGGCCAAAGTGGATCTGGCAATGCTGGTGAAAGCCCGCGAGGCCCAGGGGCAACGCCTGCCTGCGCTGTTCTGCTTTCCGCAGATCCTGCAACACCGCCTGCGCTCCATTAACGCGGCCTTTAAACGGGCCCGCGAATCTTACGGCTACCGGGGGGATTACTTCCTGGTGTACCCGATTAAGGTTAACCAGCATAAGCGGGTTATTGAGTCGCTTATCCACTCCGGTGAGCCGCTGGGGCTGGAGGCGGGCTCCAAAGCGGAGCTGATGGCGGTACTGGCCCACGCCGGTATGACCCGCAGCGTAATTGTCTGTAATGGCTATAAAGACCGTGAATATATCCGCCTGGCGCTGATCGGTGAAAAGATGGGCCACAAGGTCTATCTGGTTATTGAAAAGATGTCTGAAATCGCCATGGTGCTGGAAGAGGCCGAGCGCCTGAACGTGGTGCCGCGCCTCGGGGTTCGCGCCCGCCTGGCCTCTCAGGGCTCCGGGAAATGGCAGTCTTCCGGCGGCGAGAAGTCTAAATTTGGCCTGGCGGCGACCCAGGTGTTGCAGCTGGTCGACATGCTGCGCGAGGCGAACCGTCTGGAGAGCCTGCAACTGCTGCACTTCCACCTTGGCTCGCAGATGGCGCAAATTCGCGACATTGCCACCGGGGTGCGCGAATCGGCCCGTTTCTATGTGGAGCTGCATAAGCTCGGGGTCAATATTCAGTGCTTTGACGTGGGCGGCGGCCTGGGGGTGGACTACGAAGGAACCCGCTCCCAGTCAGACTGCTCGGTAAACTACGGCCTGAATGAATATGCCAATAACATTATCTGGGCAATTGGCGACGCCTGTGAAGAGCATGGCCTGCCGCACCCGACGGTGATAACCGAATCGGGCCGCGCGGTAACCGCCCACCACACGGTGCTGGTCTCTAATATTATCGGCGTGGAGCGCAGCGAATACAGCGAAGTGCCCCCACCGGCAGCGGATGCGCCGCGAGCCCTGCAAAACCTGTGGGAGACCTGGCAGGATATGCAGGATCCGGGTAGCCGCCGCTCGCTGCGTGAATGGCTGCACGACAGCCAGATGGACCTGCACGATATTCACACCGGTTATTCCGCCGGGACGTTTGATCTTCGCCAGCGTGCCTGGGCTGAGCAGCTGTACCTCAATATGTGCCATGAGGTGCAAAAGCAGCTCGATCCCCAGAACCGTGCCCACCGCCCGATTATCGACGAACTGCAGGAGCGCATGGCAGACA
This Shimwellia blattae DSM 4481 = NBRC 105725 DNA region includes the following protein-coding sequences:
- the speA gene encoding biosynthetic arginine decarboxylase, which translates into the protein MSDDIEMTPGTSVGEPGVLRSMQEVAMSSREASKMLRTYNIAWWGNNYYDVNELGHISVCPDPDVPQAKVDLAMLVKAREAQGQRLPALFCFPQILQHRLRSINAAFKRARESYGYRGDYFLVYPIKVNQHKRVIESLIHSGEPLGLEAGSKAELMAVLAHAGMTRSVIVCNGYKDREYIRLALIGEKMGHKVYLVIEKMSEIAMVLEEAERLNVVPRLGVRARLASQGSGKWQSSGGEKSKFGLAATQVLQLVDMLREANRLESLQLLHFHLGSQMAQIRDIATGVRESARFYVELHKLGVNIQCFDVGGGLGVDYEGTRSQSDCSVNYGLNEYANNIIWAIGDACEEHGLPHPTVITESGRAVTAHHTVLVSNIIGVERSEYSEVPPPAADAPRALQNLWETWQDMQDPGSRRSLREWLHDSQMDLHDIHTGYSAGTFDLRQRAWAEQLYLNMCHEVQKQLDPQNRAHRPIIDELQERMADKMYVNFSLFQSMPDAWGIDQLFPVLPLEGLDRIPERRAVLLDITCDSDGAIDHYIDGDGIATTMPMPEYDPQNPPLVGFFMVGAYQEILGNMHNLFGDTEAVDVFVFPDGNVEVELSDEGDTVADMLQYVQLDPKTLLTHFRDQVKQTDLDAALQQQFMEEFEAGLYGYTYLEDE
- a CDS encoding sugar porter family MFS transporter, whose product is MPDNRSTKRSNKTMTFFVCFLAALAGLLFGLDIGVVAGALPFIADEFQITAHQQEWVVSSMMFGAAVGAVVSGWMSFKLGRKYSLMIGAILFVVGSLFSAFAPNPEILIVARVLLGLAVGVASYTAPLYLSEIAPEKIRGSMISMYQLMITIGILAAYLSDTAFSYSGAWRWMLGVIIIPAVLLLIGVFFLPDSPRWFAAKHRFHDAERVLLGLRDSSEEARRELDEIRESLKVKQSGWSLFKENSNFRRAVFLGVLLQVMQQFTGMNVIMYYAPKIFQLAGYANTTEQMWGTVIVGLTNVLATFIAIGLVDRWGRKPTLILGFMVMAVGMGTLGTMMHVGIHSATAQYVAVAMLLMFIIGFAMSAGPLIWVLCSEIQPLKGRDFGITCSTATNWVANMIVGATFLTMLNNLGSANTFWVYAALNLLFIGLTLWLVPETKHVSLEHIERNLMKGRPLREIGLHN
- the metK gene encoding methionine adenosyltransferase, whose product is MAKHLFTSESVSEGHPDKIADQISDAVLDAILEQDPKARVACETYVKTGMVLVGGEITTSAWVDIEEITRKTVREIGYVNSDMGFDANSCAVLSAIGKQSPDINQGVDRTDPLEQGAGDQGLMFGYATNETDVLMPAPITYAHRLVQRQAEVRKNGTLPWLRPDAKSQVTFQYDDGKVVGIDAVVLSTQHAEDISQKDLHEAVMDEIIKPVLPAEWLNPTTKFFINPTGRFVIGGPMGDCGLTGRKIIVDTYGGMARHGGGAFSGKDPSKVDRSAAYAARYVAKNIVAAGLADRCEIQVSYAIGVAEPTSIMVETFGTEKVAAEQLILLVREFFDLRPYGLIQMLDLLHPIYQQTAAYGHFGREAFPWEKTDKAAQLREAAGLK